One window from the genome of Rhodobacteraceae bacterium S2214 encodes:
- the leuS gene encoding leucine--tRNA ligase yields the protein MSTYSPSEIEAKWQAAWTDAETFKAVRSGDKPKYYVLEMFPYPSGNLHMGHVRNYTMGDVIARYKLSTGHNVLHPMGWDAFGMPAENAAMATGIHPKEYTYGNIDHMKSQMRPLGLSLDWSREFATCDPEYYGQQQALFIDFLEKDLIYRKKAVVNWDPIDMTVLANEQVIDGKGWRSGAEVERRELVQWFFKISDYSDELLSALDTLDNWPAKVKLMQSNWIGKSRGLQFGFSIIDGPDGHDRVEVYTTRPDTLNGASFVGISPDHPLAKQLEADNPEIAAFCAECRKGGTTAEAVEKAEKLGYDTGLRVRHPFDNAWELPVYIANFILMDYGTGAIFGCPAHDQRDFEFATKYDLPITPVFAEPGQEDVALTEAFVPGKTDKVTYLKGFAGEAEQNGDEAVEAAVDFCEANGVGQGVTKFRLRDWGLSRQRYWGCPIPIVHCESCGAVPEAKENLPIKLPDDVSFDIPGNPLDRHPTWRDCKCPKCGADAQRETDTMDTFVDSSWYYARFTSPGAATPVDIEEAAYWMNVDQYIGGIEHAILHLLYSRFFARAMRMTGHLPQGSEEPFDALFTQGMVTHEIYQTKGADGRPVYHFPTDVTDGKLADGTDVEIIPSAKMSKSKKNVVDPDDILATYGADTARWFVLSDSPPERDVEWTASGAEATHKHLSRVWRIANDVAALEGGDAAQDADLLRAMHKAIMDVTNGVESFGFNAAIAKLYGFTGVLAKSKASAVAKREATLTLAQLMSPMTPHLSEEIWSLLGGEGLIATAPWPVADESMLVEDTVTMPVQVNGKRKAEIAVAADADKASVEALAMSNETVIRALDGATPKKVIVVPGRIVNIVV from the coding sequence ATGTCCACGTATTCCCCATCAGAAATCGAAGCCAAATGGCAGGCCGCGTGGACGGATGCCGAAACGTTCAAGGCGGTACGCAGCGGCGATAAGCCGAAGTACTATGTGTTAGAGATGTTCCCATACCCATCGGGGAACCTGCACATGGGCCACGTCCGCAATTACACGATGGGCGACGTGATCGCGCGCTATAAACTGTCGACAGGTCACAACGTGCTTCATCCGATGGGCTGGGATGCCTTTGGGATGCCTGCGGAAAACGCGGCGATGGCCACGGGCATTCATCCAAAGGAATACACCTACGGCAACATCGACCACATGAAATCCCAGATGCGCCCGCTGGGCCTGTCGCTGGATTGGTCCCGTGAATTTGCGACATGTGATCCTGAATACTACGGCCAACAGCAGGCCTTGTTCATCGATTTCCTTGAGAAAGATTTGATCTATCGCAAAAAGGCGGTCGTGAACTGGGACCCAATCGATATGACCGTTCTGGCCAACGAACAGGTTATTGACGGCAAAGGCTGGCGGTCTGGCGCAGAGGTTGAACGCCGCGAACTGGTGCAATGGTTCTTTAAAATCTCCGACTATTCGGACGAATTGCTATCCGCGTTGGATACGCTCGACAACTGGCCCGCGAAGGTCAAACTGATGCAGTCGAACTGGATCGGCAAATCGCGCGGTTTGCAGTTTGGTTTTTCAATCATCGACGGCCCTGATGGCCACGACCGTGTAGAGGTTTACACGACCCGTCCGGATACCCTGAACGGTGCTTCCTTCGTTGGTATCTCTCCAGACCATCCGCTGGCCAAGCAGTTGGAGGCAGATAACCCCGAAATCGCGGCGTTCTGCGCAGAATGTCGCAAAGGTGGCACCACAGCCGAAGCGGTCGAGAAGGCTGAAAAGCTGGGCTATGACACGGGCCTGCGCGTGCGTCATCCGTTTGATAACGCATGGGAATTGCCCGTCTATATCGCGAACTTCATCCTGATGGATTACGGTACAGGCGCTATTTTCGGCTGCCCTGCACATGATCAACGTGACTTCGAATTCGCCACGAAATACGACCTGCCAATCACGCCTGTTTTCGCGGAACCGGGTCAAGAGGACGTCGCGCTGACCGAGGCATTTGTGCCGGGCAAAACTGATAAGGTCACTTATCTGAAAGGGTTTGCTGGCGAGGCCGAACAGAATGGAGACGAAGCCGTCGAAGCGGCTGTTGATTTCTGCGAAGCAAACGGCGTGGGTCAAGGCGTCACCAAGTTCCGCTTGCGCGACTGGGGTCTGTCTCGTCAACGCTACTGGGGCTGCCCGATCCCGATCGTGCACTGCGAATCCTGCGGGGCGGTGCCCGAGGCGAAAGAAAACCTGCCGATCAAGCTGCCTGATGATGTTAGCTTTGATATTCCGGGCAACCCGCTTGATCGTCATCCAACATGGCGGGATTGTAAGTGCCCGAAATGCGGGGCTGATGCGCAGCGCGAAACCGACACCATGGACACATTCGTCGATTCGTCTTGGTATTACGCGCGCTTTACCTCACCGGGGGCCGCGACGCCGGTTGATATCGAAGAAGCTGCGTATTGGATGAACGTCGACCAATACATCGGCGGTATCGAACACGCGATTCTGCACCTGCTTTATTCCCGTTTCTTCGCGCGGGCCATGCGGATGACCGGCCACTTGCCACAAGGTAGCGAAGAACCGTTTGACGCGCTGTTTACGCAAGGCATGGTGACCCACGAGATTTACCAAACCAAAGGCGCTGATGGACGCCCTGTCTATCATTTCCCGACGGATGTGACCGACGGCAAGCTCGCTGATGGAACCGATGTTGAAATCATCCCTTCCGCGAAAATGTCGAAGTCTAAGAAGAACGTGGTTGATCCCGATGATATCCTCGCGACCTACGGCGCTGATACGGCACGGTGGTTTGTGTTGTCCGACAGTCCGCCAGAGCGTGACGTGGAATGGACGGCGTCGGGGGCCGAAGCGACGCACAAGCATCTGTCTCGCGTTTGGCGGATCGCAAATGATGTCGCGGCACTTGAAGGCGGTGATGCGGCACAAGACGCTGATCTTCTGCGCGCAATGCACAAGGCGATCATGGACGTGACCAACGGCGTCGAAAGCTTTGGCTTTAACGCAGCGATTGCAAAGCTTTACGGTTTCACTGGTGTGCTTGCGAAATCTAAAGCAAGTGCAGTGGCGAAACGCGAAGCAACGCTCACGCTTGCACAGTTAATGTCGCCGATGACACCGCATTTGTCTGAGGAAATCTGGTCTCTGCTGGGTGGCGAGGGCTTGATTGCAACGGCCCCTTGGCCGGTCGCGGATGAAAGCATGTTGGTCGAAGACACAGTGACGATGCCGGTGCAGGTCAACGGCAAACGGAAAGCGGAAATTGCAGTGGCGGCAGATG
- a CDS encoding porin, giving the protein MKSILLTSTALVAFAGAAAADGHASVSHSLGGTLGYNNEVDGIGEDGFFWEGNLKTTATAALDNGLTAGAYFEVTVAEDDGTASNDGGTDPLATSDFVLSLESDTASLFVGDTGTAATKRFVAAGDMESDAFTTGTDSAVLRGDVSFGGVDASLSYIIDDANGEAEQLSFGAAATFGIATLTAAYQEDTTFADGNGDFSAAEVMGVSAAVTVANATITLAYADNMTADTQSTGIKVSYPIGPVVATGYYVDEGDADANLGVNVAYTSGPIAASVDYQDDQGVTKYKVEGSYDLGNGLTVLAGALNENEGDDVDYYAGATYDLGGGATATFVYAADEDGDQGDEIGAGEYDPGVTVSVDFTF; this is encoded by the coding sequence ATGAAAAGCATCCTTCTTACCTCTACTGCCCTGGTCGCCTTTGCTGGCGCCGCTGCAGCTGACGGCCACGCCTCTGTAAGCCACTCTTTGGGTGGTACACTTGGTTACAACAACGAAGTCGATGGTATCGGCGAAGACGGTTTCTTCTGGGAAGGTAACCTGAAGACAACTGCAACTGCTGCTTTGGACAACGGTCTGACAGCTGGCGCATACTTCGAAGTCACTGTTGCTGAAGACGACGGTACTGCTTCTAATGACGGCGGCACCGATCCTTTGGCGACATCAGATTTCGTTCTGTCTTTGGAATCAGACACAGCGTCTTTGTTCGTTGGTGACACTGGTACAGCCGCGACTAAGCGCTTTGTAGCAGCTGGCGACATGGAATCAGACGCCTTCACAACAGGTACAGACTCCGCAGTTCTGCGCGGCGACGTATCTTTCGGTGGTGTTGACGCGTCTTTGTCTTACATCATTGACGATGCAAACGGTGAAGCTGAGCAGCTTTCATTCGGTGCAGCAGCAACTTTCGGTATCGCTACTTTGACAGCAGCTTACCAGGAAGACACAACTTTTGCTGACGGCAACGGCGACTTCAGCGCAGCTGAAGTTATGGGTGTATCTGCAGCTGTAACTGTTGCTAACGCAACAATCACACTTGCATACGCTGACAACATGACAGCTGACACACAGTCCACTGGTATCAAGGTTTCATACCCTATCGGTCCAGTTGTTGCGACTGGTTACTACGTTGACGAAGGTGACGCAGACGCAAACCTCGGCGTGAACGTAGCTTACACAAGCGGCCCAATCGCTGCTTCTGTTGACTACCAGGACGACCAAGGCGTGACTAAGTACAAAGTTGAAGGTTCTTACGACCTCGGCAATGGCTTGACTGTTCTTGCTGGTGCGTTGAACGAAAACGAAGGCGACGACGTTGACTACTACGCTGGCGCAACATACGACCTCGGTGGCGGCGCGACTGCTACTTTCGTATACGCAGCTGACGAAGATGGCGACCAAGGCGACGAAATCGGCGCTGGTGAATACGATCCAGGCGTAACAGTTTCTGTAGACTTCACATTCTAA
- a CDS encoding YggS family pyridoxal phosphate-dependent enzyme, which translates to MSLMDIKERINRAETKANRPKGDVTLIAVSKVQPNARVEAILSEGHHVFGENKVQEAAGKWPAFRETYNDVDLHLIGPLQTNKARQAMTLAQAIHTLDRPKLATTIARIAQEVGSCPDLFIQVNTGEETQKAGVLPSDADTFIKDAIALDLPIKGLMCIPPAEEEPSLHFALLAKIAGRNGLAGLSMGMSGDFESAIALGATHVRVGSAIFGDRVYD; encoded by the coding sequence ATGTCGCTGATGGATATCAAAGAGCGCATCAACCGCGCCGAAACAAAGGCGAACCGGCCAAAAGGTGATGTCACGCTTATTGCGGTTTCTAAAGTGCAACCTAATGCACGCGTTGAGGCGATTCTTTCTGAAGGTCACCACGTCTTTGGCGAAAACAAGGTGCAGGAAGCGGCTGGTAAATGGCCTGCGTTCCGCGAAACATATAATGATGTCGATCTTCACCTGATTGGACCACTGCAAACCAACAAGGCCCGTCAAGCGATGACACTTGCACAGGCGATCCACACACTGGACAGGCCAAAGCTTGCAACAACGATCGCACGCATCGCTCAAGAGGTCGGAAGCTGCCCTGATCTGTTCATTCAGGTGAACACCGGCGAAGAAACGCAGAAAGCAGGCGTTTTACCGTCCGATGCCGACACCTTTATCAAAGACGCGATCGCGCTTGATTTGCCGATCAAAGGGCTGATGTGTATTCCACCGGCGGAAGAAGAACCATCCTTGCACTTCGCATTGCTTGCCAAAATTGCAGGCCGCAATGGATTGGCAGGCCTGTCCATGGGCATGAGCGGAGATTTCGAAAGCGCGATTGCCTTAGGCGCGACACATGTTCGCGTTGGATCAGCTATCTTCGGTGACCGCGTTTATGACTAA
- a CDS encoding RNA pseudouridine synthase gives MTNTYAPPQDPLVILHDDHEVVLVDKPSGLLSVPGKGEHLADCLITRVQAVYPQALLVHRLDRDTSGVMIFALTPHAQRHLGLQFEKRQTKKTYVARVAGRIVEKTGTVDLPLIVDWPNRPKQMVCHETGKQAVTDWRVIRSNDAETRVRLMPKTGRSHQLRVHMLAMGHPILGDPFYATGDALNHPRLMLHSETFQFRHPDGGQGTRITAKAPF, from the coding sequence ATGACTAACACCTACGCCCCACCTCAAGATCCGCTTGTCATCCTGCACGACGATCACGAAGTCGTTCTTGTCGATAAGCCAAGCGGGCTTTTGTCTGTTCCGGGCAAGGGTGAACATCTGGCGGACTGTCTGATCACGCGTGTTCAGGCGGTTTACCCACAGGCTTTGCTGGTTCACCGCCTAGACCGGGACACGTCCGGGGTCATGATTTTCGCGTTAACGCCACACGCCCAGCGCCACCTCGGCCTGCAGTTTGAAAAACGTCAGACGAAAAAGACCTATGTGGCCCGCGTTGCGGGACGTATCGTAGAAAAAACCGGTACAGTTGATCTGCCACTTATCGTCGACTGGCCCAATCGTCCAAAACAGATGGTTTGCCATGAAACCGGCAAACAAGCCGTGACGGATTGGCGGGTCATCCGCAGTAACGATGCAGAAACGCGGGTCCGCCTGATGCCCAAAACGGGCCGGTCCCACCAACTACGTGTACATATGCTGGCGATGGGGCATCCCATTCTTGGCGATCCGTTCTATGCGACAGGCGACGCACTGAACCATCCCAGATTGATGCTGCATTCCGAGACATTCCAATTTCGGCACCCCGACGGCGGACAAGGCACCCGCATTACGGCCAAAGCACCATTCTAG
- a CDS encoding peroxiredoxin: MSLRINDTIPNLTVETDQGSFALHDWIGDSWAILFSHPKDFTPVCTTEFGAVAQLADEWAKRGTKVIGVSVDGVEDHKKWKTDIETVGGAAAGFPIIADTGLEVSKAFDMLPAEAYLPDGRTPADSATVRSVFIIGPDKQLKLSMTYPMTVGRNFAEVLRALDGLQTSTGRGVATPANWNVGDDVIIPATLSDEDAKAKFGDFEKVLPYLRKTKL, translated from the coding sequence ATGAGCTTGCGTATTAACGATACCATTCCAAACCTGACCGTCGAAACCGATCAAGGCAGCTTTGCTTTGCACGATTGGATCGGCGATAGCTGGGCGATCCTTTTCTCGCACCCCAAAGACTTTACGCCGGTTTGCACGACCGAATTTGGCGCAGTGGCGCAACTAGCCGACGAATGGGCCAAACGCGGCACAAAAGTGATTGGCGTGTCCGTCGACGGTGTCGAGGACCATAAGAAATGGAAAACTGACATCGAAACCGTTGGCGGCGCTGCAGCAGGTTTTCCAATTATCGCAGACACTGGACTTGAAGTGTCTAAGGCGTTCGACATGCTTCCCGCGGAAGCGTACCTGCCGGATGGACGCACACCGGCGGACAGCGCGACAGTCCGTTCGGTGTTTATCATCGGCCCAGACAAGCAGCTGAAATTGTCGATGACATACCCAATGACCGTCGGCCGCAATTTTGCCGAAGTGCTTCGTGCCCTCGATGGTCTACAGACATCCACTGGCCGTGGTGTTGCAACACCAGCGAACTGGAATGTTGGGGACGACGTCATCATTCCCGCCACATTGAGCGATGAAGACGCGAAAGCCAAATTCGGCGATTTTGAAAAAGTGCTGCCGTACTTGCGCAAGACAAAGCTCTAA
- a CDS encoding L,D-transpeptidase translates to MLTRRQFTASAVASILATPAIATPTVVQLPRRFRPQEVDVNPELPAGEIHVVKEDFYLYWTLGNGRARRYGIALGNQGRNYTGVLTIRRKAEWPSWIPTQNMINLEPELYAPYRRGLPGGHPQNPMGARALYLYEGGRDTYYRIHGTPQPWTIGQNFSSGCVRLINPHVEELYDQVPVNTRVYIF, encoded by the coding sequence ATGCTGACACGCCGTCAATTCACTGCAAGCGCAGTGGCGTCTATCCTCGCGACGCCCGCGATAGCGACACCCACCGTCGTCCAGCTTCCGCGTCGTTTCCGACCCCAAGAAGTAGACGTGAACCCCGAACTGCCAGCGGGCGAAATTCATGTCGTTAAGGAAGATTTCTATCTGTATTGGACGCTTGGCAATGGTCGTGCCCGTCGTTACGGCATTGCGCTTGGTAATCAGGGTCGGAACTATACGGGGGTTCTGACGATCCGCCGTAAGGCCGAATGGCCCAGCTGGATTCCGACGCAGAACATGATCAACCTCGAACCAGAGCTATACGCGCCCTATCGGCGTGGTTTGCCTGGTGGTCACCCGCAAAACCCGATGGGTGCGCGCGCGCTGTACCTGTATGAGGGCGGCCGCGACACATATTACCGCATTCATGGTACACCACAGCCGTGGACGATTGGTCAGAACTTTTCGTCAGGTTGCGTTCGGTTGATCAACCCGCATGTCGAAGAACTTTACGATCAGGTGCCTGTGAATACGCGCGTCTATATCTTCTAA
- a CDS encoding L,D-transpeptidase: protein MLTRRHFIATGAAITAFGAHPAFAQEAAAPAPEAPVVPADPLAPTLVTLAGAVAANEIHMDPNTFRLYLTLGGDQAMRYAVGVGRPGLYEPGSFYVGAKKEWPSWTPTPEMIERDPEAYEKYADGLEGGPDNPLGARALYLFEPGRGDTYLRIHGTNAPRTIGTAVSNGCARLTNEFVVDLYNRTPMRSKVYLYPRDV from the coding sequence ATGCTGACAAGACGTCATTTTATTGCCACGGGTGCTGCCATCACCGCGTTTGGCGCTCACCCTGCTTTTGCACAAGAGGCGGCCGCGCCAGCGCCAGAAGCGCCAGTTGTACCTGCTGATCCTCTTGCGCCAACTTTGGTTACTTTGGCAGGCGCCGTCGCCGCCAATGAAATCCACATGGATCCAAACACATTCCGCCTTTACCTGACACTGGGTGGCGATCAGGCAATGCGCTACGCCGTCGGTGTTGGTCGTCCAGGGTTGTACGAACCGGGTAGCTTCTACGTTGGTGCCAAGAAAGAATGGCCTAGCTGGACACCGACACCGGAAATGATTGAACGTGATCCAGAGGCGTATGAAAAATACGCAGACGGGCTCGAAGGCGGGCCGGACAACCCGCTTGGTGCGCGCGCGCTTTACCTATTTGAACCGGGGCGTGGCGACACGTATCTTCGCATTCACGGGACAAATGCGCCCCGCACAATTGGCACTGCGGTATCAAACGGCTGCGCACGCCTTACGAATGAATTTGTCGTAGATCTCTACAACCGCACGCCGATGCGTTCGAAAGTTTACCTGTATCCAAGGGACGTCTAG
- the pnp gene encoding polyribonucleotide nucleotidyltransferase — translation MFNEVKKSMQWGEETLTLETGKVARQADGSVIATLGETSVMANVTFARKQKPGQDFFPLTVHYQEKYYAAGKVPGGFFKREARPTEKETLTSRLIDRPIRPLFVPGFKNEVLVMCTVLSHDLVNDPDMVAMIAASAALTISGAPFRGPIAACRVGFEDGEYILNPEIDDMHNLRLNPEQRLDLVVAGTKDAVMMVESEAYELTEEEMLGAVTFAHESIQPVIDLIIDLAEECAKEPFDFQPEDYSDLFNAVKAAGEDKMRAAYAITDKQERTGAVSTAKDEIIASLSEEQQEDGNLGAALKKLESAVLRGDVVKNGKRIDGRALDTIRPIVSETGILPRTHGSALFTRGETQGLVVTTLGTGDDEQMIDSLTGMYKSNFMLHYNFPPYSVGEVGRVGGPGRREIGHGKLAWRALQAVLPSATDFPYTIRLVSEITESNGSSSMASVCGGSLSMMDAGVPLKAPVAGVAMGLVMEDDGDYAILSDILGDEDHLGDMDFKVAGTENGITSLQMDIKIAGITPEIMSKALAQAKAGRLHILGEMGKALTGAKDLGVHAPKIETMQIPTDKIREVIGSGGKVIREIVETSGAKVDINDDGIIKLASNDAEAIKKAYDMIHSIVAEPEEGVIYKGKVVKLVDFGAFVNFFGKRDGLVHVSQIENRRLNHPSDVLKEGQEVWVKLLGFDDRGKVRLAMKMVDQETGKEITKEEAAEE, via the coding sequence ATGTTTAACGAAGTAAAAAAATCGATGCAGTGGGGCGAAGAAACGCTCACTCTCGAAACCGGCAAGGTTGCGCGTCAGGCTGACGGCTCAGTGATTGCCACACTTGGCGAAACATCTGTGATGGCGAACGTCACATTTGCACGCAAGCAAAAGCCTGGTCAGGATTTCTTTCCGCTGACCGTACATTATCAAGAAAAATACTATGCTGCCGGTAAAGTACCTGGTGGCTTCTTCAAGCGTGAAGCGCGTCCAACTGAAAAAGAGACGCTGACATCCCGCCTGATCGACCGTCCAATTCGCCCGTTGTTCGTCCCCGGCTTCAAAAACGAAGTTCTGGTGATGTGTACTGTGCTATCCCACGATCTGGTTAATGACCCAGATATGGTTGCGATGATCGCGGCATCCGCGGCACTTACCATTTCCGGTGCGCCATTCCGCGGCCCGATTGCTGCGTGTCGCGTTGGTTTTGAGGATGGTGAATACATCCTGAACCCAGAAATCGACGATATGCATAACCTGCGCCTGAACCCAGAGCAGCGCTTGGATCTTGTTGTTGCCGGCACAAAAGACGCCGTGATGATGGTTGAATCTGAAGCATACGAATTGACCGAAGAAGAAATGCTCGGTGCGGTGACGTTCGCCCACGAAAGCATTCAGCCGGTCATCGACCTGATCATCGATCTGGCCGAAGAATGTGCAAAAGAGCCATTTGATTTCCAGCCTGAAGATTATTCAGACCTGTTCAACGCTGTCAAAGCCGCTGGCGAAGACAAAATGCGTGCCGCTTATGCGATCACGGACAAGCAAGAACGTACCGGTGCAGTTTCTACCGCCAAGGACGAGATCATCGCATCTTTGTCCGAAGAGCAACAAGAAGACGGCAACCTGGGCGCTGCTCTGAAGAAGCTGGAATCTGCAGTTCTGCGCGGTGATGTTGTCAAAAACGGCAAGCGCATCGACGGTCGTGCTCTCGACACGATTCGCCCGATCGTTTCCGAGACAGGCATCCTGCCACGGACACACGGCTCTGCCTTGTTTACACGTGGTGAGACACAGGGTCTTGTTGTGACGACGCTTGGTACTGGCGACGATGAGCAGATGATCGACTCATTGACTGGTATGTATAAGTCGAACTTCATGCTTCATTATAACTTCCCACCGTATTCAGTTGGTGAAGTTGGTCGTGTTGGTGGTCCGGGTCGTCGTGAAATCGGCCACGGTAAACTGGCTTGGCGTGCGTTGCAGGCTGTTCTGCCGTCCGCAACTGATTTCCCATACACTATCCGTTTGGTGTCAGAGATCACTGAATCCAATGGGTCGTCTTCAATGGCGTCCGTTTGTGGTGGGTCTTTGTCCATGATGGACGCAGGCGTTCCGTTGAAAGCACCAGTTGCTGGTGTTGCGATGGGTCTGGTGATGGAAGACGATGGCGATTACGCGATCCTGTCCGACATCTTGGGTGACGAAGATCACCTCGGCGACATGGACTTCAAAGTTGCGGGTACTGAAAACGGTATCACATCTTTGCAGATGGACATCAAGATCGCAGGTATCACGCCGGAAATCATGTCCAAGGCGCTGGCACAGGCGAAAGCTGGCCGTTTGCATATCCTCGGTGAGATGGGCAAAGCGCTGACAGGCGCGAAAGATCTGGGCGTACACGCACCGAAGATCGAAACGATGCAGATTCCGACTGACAAGATCCGTGAAGTGATCGGGTCTGGTGGTAAAGTGATCCGTGAAATCGTTGAGACATCCGGCGCGAAAGTGGACATCAACGACGACGGTATCATCAAGCTGGCGTCCAACGATGCGGAGGCCATCAAAAAGGCCTACGACATGATCCATTCCATCGTGGCTGAGCCAGAAGAAGGCGTGATCTACAAAGGTAAAGTTGTGAAGCTCGTCGATTTCGGCGCGTTTGTGAACTTCTTTGGTAAGCGTGACGGCCTTGTGCACGTGTCCCAGATCGAAAACCGTCGCCTGAACCACCCATCTGACGTTCTGAAAGAAGGTCAGGAAGTTTGGGTGAAACTGCTCGGCTTTGATGATCGCGGCAAAGTCCGTTTGGCTATGAAAATGGTTGATCAGGAAACTGGTAAAGAGATCACAAAAGAAGAAGCTGCTGAAGAGTAA
- the fliP gene encoding flagellar type III secretion system pore protein FliP (The bacterial flagellar biogenesis protein FliP forms a type III secretion system (T3SS)-type pore required for flagellar assembly.) — MRFFCITLLCIAFWASPSVAQDFSITLGDDTSLASRSIQLLVLITVLSLVPGIAIMVTCFPFFVTVFAILRQAIGLQQSPPNMMMVSLALFMTYFVMEPVFIASWEQGVGPVVDGTMDIETGFFRAMEPLKIFMAGRINPETFERMAELRPDVDPTLPIVQSNLSVVIPSFMLSELARAFQVGFIIFLPFLIIDLIVAAILMSMGMMMVPPAIVSLPFKLSFFVVADGWSLLSMGLVQSYGV; from the coding sequence GTGCGTTTTTTTTGCATTACGTTACTGTGTATCGCTTTTTGGGCGTCGCCATCAGTCGCGCAAGATTTTTCGATAACGCTGGGCGACGATACCTCTCTGGCGTCGCGGTCGATCCAGTTGTTAGTTTTGATCACCGTGCTCAGTTTGGTGCCGGGCATCGCAATTATGGTGACCTGTTTTCCATTCTTCGTCACCGTCTTCGCCATTTTGCGACAAGCGATTGGTTTGCAGCAGTCGCCCCCAAATATGATGATGGTCAGCCTTGCGTTATTCATGACTTATTTTGTTATGGAGCCCGTGTTCATTGCGTCTTGGGAGCAGGGCGTCGGTCCGGTCGTTGATGGTACTATGGACATCGAAACAGGCTTTTTCCGCGCGATGGAGCCGTTGAAGATTTTCATGGCGGGTCGGATTAACCCTGAAACCTTCGAACGCATGGCTGAGCTGCGACCGGATGTTGATCCGACCTTGCCGATCGTTCAGTCCAACCTGTCCGTCGTGATCCCGTCGTTTATGTTGAGCGAACTTGCGCGTGCATTTCAGGTCGGGTTTATTATCTTTTTGCCGTTCCTGATTATCGATCTCATTGTTGCGGCCATTCTGATGTCGATGGGGATGATGATGGTGCCGCCTGCAATCGTTTCGCTTCCCTTTAAACTGTCGTTTTTTGTTGTGGCGGACGGGTGGAGCTTACTTTCAATGGGACTTGTTCAAAGCTATGGGGTTTAG
- a CDS encoding FliM/FliN family flagellar motor C-terminal domain-containing protein: MEDVVEKQTTGHASVHPLQRIPIEISVSVGKATPLISDLMNLTENAVLPLDRKIDDPVELYIGDRLVARGELQELEGGEPGQLAVRLTEVAVHNDELE; encoded by the coding sequence ATGGAAGATGTTGTCGAAAAACAGACCACTGGACATGCGTCGGTACATCCTCTGCAACGCATCCCAATCGAGATATCGGTTTCCGTCGGCAAGGCAACGCCGCTGATCTCTGATCTGATGAACCTAACGGAAAATGCGGTTTTACCGTTGGATCGCAAAATTGATGATCCCGTAGAGCTTTATATCGGCGATCGGCTGGTTGCCCGCGGAGAACTGCAAGAACTGGAGGGGGGGGAACCGGGGCAGCTTGCGGTGCGGCTGACGGAGGTCGCCGTTCACAACGACGAGTTGGAATAA